One window of the Candidatus Glassbacteria bacterium genome contains the following:
- a CDS encoding LptF/LptG family permease has product MKTIHCYILRELAGPLIVSLMLLTFILFMRHFVFLFPKIAGKNLGWPVVTEIVVLSLPFIIALVLPMAVLVAVIMSFGRFSADNEVTALKALGIPAHRLMLSPMAAACVLMLGAIWFNDQVVPETNH; this is encoded by the coding sequence ATGAAAACAATTCACTGCTACATACTACGGGAGCTGGCCGGCCCGCTTATCGTGTCGCTGATGCTGCTTACATTCATTCTTTTTATGCGGCACTTCGTGTTTTTGTTCCCTAAAATAGCCGGAAAAAATCTTGGCTGGCCGGTAGTGACGGAGATAGTCGTGCTCAGCCTGCCGTTTATTATCGCCCTGGTGCTGCCGATGGCGGTGCTGGTGGCGGTGATCATGTCGTTCGGCAGGTTCAGCGCGGACAACGAGGTTACCGCACTCAAGGCGCTCGGAATTCCCGCCCACCGCCTGATGCTCTCCCCGATGGCGGCCGCGTGCGTGCTGATGCTGGGGGCGATCTGGTTCAACGACCAGGTGGTGCCCGAAACCAACCACC